The region ACGCTGACCCGGATATTCATCCCGGTCGCACTGCCGGGCCTCATCGCGGCGACGATCTTCGCCTTCACCGTCTCCTGGGCGCAGTTTCTCTACCCGCTCGCCTTCACGACCTCGACGGATCAGCTCGTCCTGCCCGTCGGCATCGTCACGACGCTGATCAAGGGCGACGTCTTCAACTGGGGCCAGATCATGACGGGCGCGCTTCTGGGTGCCGCGCCGCCGCTGATCATCTACGCCTTCCTGATGGACTACTACATCGCCGGCCTGACCGCCGGAGCCACGAAGGGCTAGCGCCCGACAAGAACAAGAACCCGGGCGCCGATGTCCGGCGTCCCGCGACGAGATCGAACAGGGAGCGAAGTACCCGATGTCCGAGGTGACGCTGCGCAAGGTGGTCAAGCGCTACGATGAAGTCGAGGCCGTGCGCGGCATCGATCTCGAGATCGCCGACCAGGAATTCGTCGTCCTGGTCGGCCCGTCCGGCTGCGGCAAGTCCACGACGCTCCGCATGATCGCCGGCCTGGAGGAGATCAGCGGCGGCGACATCCTGATTGGCGACACCGTCGTCAACGACGTGCCGCCGAAGGACCGCGACATCGCGATGGTGTTCCAGAACTACGCGCTCTACCCGCATATGACGGTGCACGAGAACATGTCGTTCGGGCTGCGCCTGAAGCGCTTCCCGAAGGACGAGATCAAGCGCCGGGTCGATGAGGCCGCCCGCATCCTGAACATATCCGAATTGCTCGACCGCAAGCCGAAGCAGTTGTCCGGGGGCCAGCGCCAGCGCGTCGCCATGGGCCGCGCCATCGTGCGCAACCCGAAGGTCTTCCTCTTCGACGAGCCGCTGTCGAACCTCGACGCGAAGCTGCGCGTGCAGATGCGCACTGAGATCAAGCGGGTGCACCAGAAAGTGCCGGTGACGACGGTCTACGTTACCCACGACCAGATCGAGGCCATGACGCTGGCCGACCGGGTCGTGGTCATGAACCACGGCATCATCGAGCAGGTCGGCACGCCGAACGACCTGTACCACACGCCGCGCACCCGGTTCGTCGCCGGCTTCATCGGCTCTCCAGCGATGAACTTCGTTCCCTGCCGGCTGGAAACCCATGGCGATGCCCTGACGGTCCGGCTCTCGGCGGACATCCTCCTGCCCGTGCCGGCGGAGCGTACGGCGTGCTACCGGCCATACGCGGGCAAGTCGCTGCTGTTCGGCATCCGTCCCGAACATCTGACAGAGGTGCGCACGCTCGCCAACGATGCCTATGGCGCCAAGTTCAGCGCGCTGGCCGACGTGGTCGAGCCGATGGGCATGGAAACGCTGGTCTATTTTACAATCGACGGAACCGAGGTGTGCGCGCGCCTGGATCCGGCCATGGCGCCGGAAGCCGGGCAGCCCGTGACGCTCATGGCGGCGATGTCCCACATGCACCTACTCGATGCAGAGACCGACAAGGTACTGTAGCGGCTCTGCGGTCCTGGGCAGCAAGCCGGCCTCCCTCCTCTCGCAGCCGCGGCCGGCGGGCGCATCGTTGCCGCAGTATGTTACCGCGTAGAACTTCCTGCTGTTCGCCCTTAGCATAGCCGCGCGGCTCCGGCGGCCCGGCGGCGTGGGGGAGAACGGCGGCGCGATGGTACGCAGAAAGGCGCGGGTCACGAGGGACGGCACTCGGCGCATTGTCGGAATACCCCTTCGCCTCCAGATCGGGGCGTTGATCGTCGTCCTGTTCGGGGCGGTCGCCCTGGCGCTGGGCCTCACCGCGGACCGTGCCGCGCGAACGCTCGTCGAGGACAGCATCGCATCGGACTTCGCCGGCAGTGCGGATCTCTCACTGCAGGAACTGCGGCGACTTGAGGAGCACGCCCGGGCTGCCGCGGGCGCGCTGGCCCACGATCCGATCATGACCGCCCGAACCCGGGCGGAGCGGGTGGCGCGGATCCCTCTCCTGGCCACGGTACTGCGTGCGGCGCCCGAACTCTCCGCGGCCTATGTGGGCTGGGAAGACGGTGACTTCGTTCTGCTACGGCCCCTCGGCAGGCAGAGTGAGCGCCTCGCCGCGCCCGCACAGGCACGCTGGCTGGTGCAATGGGCGGGGCGCGACGGCGCACGCTTTGAATTTCTCGACCACTCGCTGGCGGTGATCGAACGGCGCACATCGGCGACCTTCGACTTCGATCCCCGCACGCGGCCCTGGTTCCGGGATGCCTGGGACTCCGACACCACGGTGATCACGGCTCCCTACATATTTTTTACCACGCGTGAACCCGGCATTACGGCTGCGCGCCGCGCCGCGCACGGCGGCGTAGCGGGCGTCGACCTGTCGCTCTGGGCCTTGTCGAGCGGCCTGCCTTTCGGGCGGCCAACCCCTTCGACCGAAGCAGCCCTGTTCGACGCACGGGGCGGCGTCGTCGGCTATTCGGACGTCGCCCGGCTCGCCGCCGCCGCCGCGACGGTCGCCGAGCACCAGGGCGCAGAGCAAGGGGATGCAGAAGACCGGGCCCCCGAGCCGATGACGGGCATCGCAACGCCCGAACCACCGCTGCCGGATATCAGTCTCATCGATTCGCCGGTGCTTTCCGCGCTGGCGGCGCGCTGGCGCGTGTCTCCGGTCGCCTTCTCCGGCACCATCGATGCCGAGGGTGGTGCATGGCGCGCGATGATCATGCCGCTCGCGGCCAGCGGCATGGCCTTCGCGATGGCGGCGCCGGTGCACGAACTGGCGGCGGGTCCGGACGCCGTTCGGGCCCGCATCCTGCAGATCCTCGGTTTCGCCATCCTGCTGGGTGTACCGATCGCCTGGGCCGCAGGAAATCTGATCGCGAGGCCGGTCGAACGCTTCGTGCAGGAGGTCGAGGCAATGGCGGAACTCGATTTCAGCGCCCCTCCGCCGAGTGTCACGCGCGTGGCGGAACTCGCAAAGCTCGACCGTGCCATCGTGGGCATGCGCACCTCGCTCGCCAGCTTCGCCGGCCTGTCGCGCGCCTGCATGGAAGAGGAGAAGCCAGAGCACATCCTCAGCGCAGCACTGGACGCGCTGATGACGGTGGCCGGCGCCGACCATGGCGCAGCTTGGCTGGTCGACGAACCTGACGGATTGCGGTGCGTCGCGCTGCGAGGAGACATGCAGGATTCGCGATCCGGCTCCGTTACCTTGAGGTCGGTGTTGACCGAACCCACTCTGGCGGCCCGGATCGCCGGCTCGCCCGACCCGCACATGCTCTCGATCACGCTCGACGCAGCCGGCAGCAGGCTGCTGGGCGTCGGCCTTCGCGCACCCGACGACACCTGCGTCGGTGCGCTCGCGGTCGGCCGGAAGGCAGGCACAGCGGACATGTTGTCGGCCTCGGTTGCCGCGTTTGCACAGAGCATCGCGCGGCCGGCCGCCATCGCCATCGATCGCCGGCGCCTGCTCGGGGCGGAGAAGACCGCACTCGAGCGGTTCCGGCTCCTGGCGCGCGCCACCAGCGATCTCGTGTGGGACTGGAACATTGATGCCGATACCGTCTGGTGGAACGACCGGCTCGCAGCCGACTACGGCCACGACCCCTCCGCGCTTCCACCCGGCTCGGCGGCACTGACGACGCTGATACACCCCGAGGATCGGGCGCGCGTAGCGGCGCGGCTGGAGGCGGCCCGTGCGCGAGGCGACGGCAGTTCATGGCTCGACGAATACCGACTGCGCCGGGCGGACGGCTCCTACGCGACCGTCGTCGGCCAGGGCTTCGTCATTCACGAAGAGACCTCACGCGCCACGCAGATGGTCGGCAACGCCACGGACGTGACGGCGTTACGCGACCTGGACGACCGCCTGCGCCAGGCGCAGAAGCTCGAGGCGATCGGCCAGCTGACCGGTGGCGTCGCGCATGATTTCAACAACCTTCTGACGGTGATCCTGGGAAGCGCTGAACTGCTGGAGGAACAACTGCCGCCCACTGGCGACGCCCACGATCTCGCAACCGCGATCCGGAGGTCGGCAGAGCGAGGCGCAGCCCTGACTCACCGGCTGCTCGCCTTCGCGCGGCGGCAGAGGCTCGATGCCAGGCCGATCGATGCGAACGCCCTGATTGCCGGCATGGGGGATCTGCTGCGACGCTCGCTCGGCGAGCATGTCGAAGTCGAGATCCACCTCGCCCCCGGCCTCCGGCTCGCGATGGTCGACCCCAGCCAGTTGGAGAATGCGGTCCTGAACCTCTGCCTCAATGCACGCGACGCCATGGCGTCCGGCGGCCGCCTCGTCATAGAGACCGCGAATGCCGATCCGGAGGATGTGATCGCCGCGCCGCAGGACGATCGCGTATCCGAAGGCTACATCGTCGTTACGGTATCGGACACCGGGATCGGCATGAACGCAGAGACCGTGGCGCGGGCCTTCGAGCCGTTCTTCACCACGAAGGACGTCGGCAAGGGAAGCGGCCTCGGCCTGAGCATGGTCTACGGCTTCGTCAAACAATCGGGCGGGCATGTGCACATTCGTTCCGAACCGGGTTCGGGAACGGCCGTGCTGCTCTATTTGCCGCAAGCGCCGGCGGCGGCGGAGAAGGACCAGCCGCAACGTCATGTCGTCCCGATCCACGGTTCGGCCGAGCGGATCCTGCTGGTGGAGGACGACGAACTCGTCCGAGCCCACGCGATGCGGCAGTTGCGCGACCTGGGCTACGTCGTGACGGCGGTGGAGAACGGCCGGCTCGCTCTCGCGCTGGTCGAGCGGGGTGAGGCCTTCGATCTGCTCTTGACCGATGTGGTGATGCCCGGCGGCCTCGACGGGCGGGCGTTGGCCGAGCAGGTGCGGGCGCTGCGGCCACAGCTTCCAGTCCTGTTCGCTTCCGGCTACGCCGAGGCCGCCTTCGCCGCAGCCGACGGCTCTGGACTGCCGGGACCGCTGCTCCCGAAGCCTTACCGCCGGCAGGATCTCGCTGCCAAGGTGCGCGAACTGCTCGCGCGGTCCAGTTCCAGCCCCCAGGCTGCGGCGGATTGAGCCCGGTCCCGAGGCGATAGAACACGCCGGACAGGGGCGGCCGCCGACAGAGCGACCCACACGTTTTGCGATCGCGAGGAAACCGGATGGGTTTCCCGCGTTTACATCCACGCGGGTAGCCTCAGCGGGAGAAGCGAAGTGCCAGATGGTAAAAGGTCGTGGCTACTCTTCACGATCGGCGGCCTGCTGATTGCCGCAGCGGTGGCGCTGGTCGGCGGTGGCGCGTGGCTGATCGCGCTCGGCGGGTCATGGTACTATGCGGCGGCCGGTGCGGGCCTTCTCCTGACGGGCATCCTGCTGCTGGCACGGCGCCCTTCGGCCCTCGGCGTCTACGCCCTGGTCGTCTTCGGGACGCTCGCCTGGGCGCTATGGGAAGCGGGCCTCGACTGGTGGCCTCTGGCGGCGCGGGGCGGCATCGTCTTCGTCATCGGTATCCTCCTCCTCTTGCCATGGGTTACGCGCGGCCTGACCGCCGGCGGCAATGTGCCGGCACGTCACCCGGCCTCGGCGTTGCGCGGAGGCGGGCTGCCGCTCGCAGCGGTATTGGCGCTCGCACTCGTGGTCGCCGTCTCCTCCTGGTTCACCGATCGGCATCGTGTCGCGGGTATGGTCGCCGCGCTCGGTCCCGATGCGCCACAGCCGGTGCTCGGGGCTCGCCCCGTCCCCGACGGCGAGTGGCACGCCTACGGTCGCACCGGATACGGTCAGCGCTATTCGCCCCTCGACCAGATCACGCCCCGCAACGTGGGGGACCTCGAGGTCGCCTGGACCTATCGGACGGGCGATATGCGCGGCCAGCCGGGCGACCCGGTGGAGACCACGTTCCAGGTCACGCCGCTGAAGATCGGCGACCGGTTGTTCCTGTGCACGCCGCACCAGTTCGTGATCGCGCTCGACGCAACAAACGGCGAGGAGATCTGGCGCTACAACCCCGAAATCCGCGGCGAACTGGCGCTCCAGCACCTCACCTGCCGCGGCCTGTCCTATCACGCGCCGGCCACCGCCGCGGCGACCGCTGCACCCACTGTCGCCGCGCCGGCTTCCCCCGGAGCATCGCCGGATGATGAGATTCGCACTTCCTCGATCACCCTGCCCGTCGCCGCGGACGGCCCGTCCGTGGTCGAAGACTGTCCGGCGAAGCTGTTCATGCCCACTGCCGACGGCCGCCTTATCGCCCTGGATCCGGAGAGCGGCGCTGTCTGCCGCAGTTTCGGCGGCGGGCGCGGCCAGATCGACCTCTGGGCGAACATGCCCCACGCCGACCCGGGCGGCTACTACTCCACCTCCCCGGTGGTCGTCACCGACCGGCTGATCATCGTCGGCGGCACCGTGCTGGACAATGTCTCCACGACCGAGCCGTCGGGGGTGATCCGGGCATTCGACGTCGACACAGGCGCGCTGGTCTGGAACTGGGATCCTGCCAAGCCGGAGGAAACGGCGCCCATCGATCCCGGCGAAACCTATACGGCCAATTCGCCGAACAGCTGGTCGATATCGAGCGTCGACGAAGATCTCGGACTGGTCTATGTGCCGCTCGGCAACCAGCCGCCGGATCAGTGGGGCGGCAATCGCGGCGAGGCGGTGGAGCGCTTCTCCTCGTCCGTGGTGGCCCTGGATCTCGAGACAGGGGCGGTGCGGTGGGTGTTCCAGACGGTGCACCACGACCTCTGGGACTATGACGTACCGTCGCAGCCGAGTCTTGTCGACCTGACGATGAACGGCGAGACGGTGCCGGCACTGGTCCAGCCGACCAAGCAGGGCGAGATCTACGTGCTCGACCGGCGTACCGGCGAGCCGATCCT is a window of Constrictibacter sp. MBR-5 DNA encoding:
- the ugpC gene encoding sn-glycerol-3-phosphate ABC transporter ATP-binding protein UgpC; the protein is MSEVTLRKVVKRYDEVEAVRGIDLEIADQEFVVLVGPSGCGKSTTLRMIAGLEEISGGDILIGDTVVNDVPPKDRDIAMVFQNYALYPHMTVHENMSFGLRLKRFPKDEIKRRVDEAARILNISELLDRKPKQLSGGQRQRVAMGRAIVRNPKVFLFDEPLSNLDAKLRVQMRTEIKRVHQKVPVTTVYVTHDQIEAMTLADRVVVMNHGIIEQVGTPNDLYHTPRTRFVAGFIGSPAMNFVPCRLETHGDALTVRLSADILLPVPAERTACYRPYAGKSLLFGIRPEHLTEVRTLANDAYGAKFSALADVVEPMGMETLVYFTIDGTEVCARLDPAMAPEAGQPVTLMAAMSHMHLLDAETDKVL
- a CDS encoding membrane-bound PQQ-dependent dehydrogenase, glucose/quinate/shikimate family, yielding MPDGKRSWLLFTIGGLLIAAAVALVGGGAWLIALGGSWYYAAAGAGLLLTGILLLARRPSALGVYALVVFGTLAWALWEAGLDWWPLAARGGIVFVIGILLLLPWVTRGLTAGGNVPARHPASALRGGGLPLAAVLALALVVAVSSWFTDRHRVAGMVAALGPDAPQPVLGARPVPDGEWHAYGRTGYGQRYSPLDQITPRNVGDLEVAWTYRTGDMRGQPGDPVETTFQVTPLKIGDRLFLCTPHQFVIALDATNGEEIWRYNPEIRGELALQHLTCRGLSYHAPATAAATAAPTVAAPASPGASPDDEIRTSSITLPVAADGPSVVEDCPAKLFMPTADGRLIALDPESGAVCRSFGGGRGQIDLWANMPHADPGGYYSTSPVVVTDRLIIVGGTVLDNVSTTEPSGVIRAFDVDTGALVWNWDPAKPEETAPIDPGETYTANSPNSWSISSVDEDLGLVYVPLGNQPPDQWGGNRGEAVERFSSSVVALDLETGAVRWVFQTVHHDLWDYDVPSQPSLVDLTMNGETVPALVQPTKQGEIYVLDRRTGEPILPVTEVPAPQGAAAGDWTAATQPVSELSYNPPPLQGSDMWGATLFDQLACRIAFHRLRYDGRYTPPSTQGSLIHPGNFGVFNWGSVAVDPVRQIAFTTPAYLAFVSRLVPRQDDTTLYVQGDDRPENSLPALNENFGAPFAVQLSAFTSVLGLPCTAPPWGYVSAADLTTGEIVWQHKNGTVRDAAPIPLPLRMGVPSLGGPIMTAGGVAFLSGTIDYYVRAYDVTDGEQLWEARLPAGGQATPMTYLGADGRQYVLVVAGGHGSLGTKAGDYVIAYALPAS
- a CDS encoding ATP-binding protein, which gives rise to MIVVLFGAVALALGLTADRAARTLVEDSIASDFAGSADLSLQELRRLEEHARAAAGALAHDPIMTARTRAERVARIPLLATVLRAAPELSAAYVGWEDGDFVLLRPLGRQSERLAAPAQARWLVQWAGRDGARFEFLDHSLAVIERRTSATFDFDPRTRPWFRDAWDSDTTVITAPYIFFTTREPGITAARRAAHGGVAGVDLSLWALSSGLPFGRPTPSTEAALFDARGGVVGYSDVARLAAAAATVAEHQGAEQGDAEDRAPEPMTGIATPEPPLPDISLIDSPVLSALAARWRVSPVAFSGTIDAEGGAWRAMIMPLAASGMAFAMAAPVHELAAGPDAVRARILQILGFAILLGVPIAWAAGNLIARPVERFVQEVEAMAELDFSAPPPSVTRVAELAKLDRAIVGMRTSLASFAGLSRACMEEEKPEHILSAALDALMTVAGADHGAAWLVDEPDGLRCVALRGDMQDSRSGSVTLRSVLTEPTLAARIAGSPDPHMLSITLDAAGSRLLGVGLRAPDDTCVGALAVGRKAGTADMLSASVAAFAQSIARPAAIAIDRRRLLGAEKTALERFRLLARATSDLVWDWNIDADTVWWNDRLAADYGHDPSALPPGSAALTTLIHPEDRARVAARLEAARARGDGSSWLDEYRLRRADGSYATVVGQGFVIHEETSRATQMVGNATDVTALRDLDDRLRQAQKLEAIGQLTGGVAHDFNNLLTVILGSAELLEEQLPPTGDAHDLATAIRRSAERGAALTHRLLAFARRQRLDARPIDANALIAGMGDLLRRSLGEHVEVEIHLAPGLRLAMVDPSQLENAVLNLCLNARDAMASGGRLVIETANADPEDVIAAPQDDRVSEGYIVVTVSDTGIGMNAETVARAFEPFFTTKDVGKGSGLGLSMVYGFVKQSGGHVHIRSEPGSGTAVLLYLPQAPAAAEKDQPQRHVVPIHGSAERILLVEDDELVRAHAMRQLRDLGYVVTAVENGRLALALVERGEAFDLLLTDVVMPGGLDGRALAEQVRALRPQLPVLFASGYAEAAFAAADGSGLPGPLLPKPYRRQDLAAKVRELLARSSSSPQAAAD